One window from the genome of Candidatus Tanganyikabacteria bacterium encodes:
- a CDS encoding metallophosphoesterase: MHLAIPAIGLALLIATAAPAAPASRYDIGANLARLKARPVPAEWSFAVAGDSRGGLHVLEAVMGGIERSGAAFTVFTGDLVPESTTAYWDAALESLDRSVRNVPVFPVVGNHETYKEGIGRFLQAFGNPSPHAEGPIDYAFDYGGARFVMMDNSRSNPEGFTDAQMTWLDKQLAGAPALVFVAAHKPPYTARWEHAFGNNAKRFMATLEKYKVTGALFGHIHFYDRADHGGVTYLIAGGAGAPLYHWDGDPDAGNPKFFASPKGVKAHNYAIVTVKGKTASFKVFTDQAKLAKLKPKRSAGIDLSPADFELWDAGDFRASATAREAVPAGK, translated from the coding sequence ATGCATCTCGCGATACCCGCCATAGGCCTCGCCCTGCTGATCGCCACCGCCGCGCCGGCCGCCCCCGCCAGCCGCTACGACATCGGTGCCAACCTCGCCAGGCTCAAGGCCAGGCCGGTGCCGGCCGAGTGGTCGTTCGCCGTGGCCGGCGACTCGCGCGGCGGCCTTCACGTGCTCGAGGCCGTAATGGGCGGGATCGAGCGGAGCGGAGCGGCGTTCACCGTGTTCACGGGCGATCTGGTGCCCGAGTCCACCACCGCGTACTGGGACGCGGCCCTCGAGAGCCTCGATCGGTCGGTCCGCAACGTGCCGGTATTCCCGGTCGTGGGCAACCACGAGACCTACAAGGAAGGAATCGGCCGCTTCCTCCAGGCGTTCGGCAATCCATCGCCGCACGCCGAGGGCCCCATCGACTACGCCTTCGACTACGGCGGGGCGCGCTTCGTCATGATGGACAATTCGCGCTCGAATCCCGAGGGCTTCACCGACGCGCAGATGACCTGGCTGGACAAGCAACTCGCCGGCGCGCCGGCCCTGGTCTTCGTGGCCGCGCACAAACCGCCCTACACGGCCAGATGGGAGCACGCGTTCGGCAACAACGCGAAGCGCTTCATGGCGACCCTCGAGAAGTACAAGGTCACGGGCGCGCTGTTCGGCCACATCCACTTCTACGACCGGGCCGACCATGGCGGCGTCACCTACCTCATCGCCGGCGGCGCCGGCGCGCCGCTCTATCACTGGGACGGCGATCCCGATGCCGGCAATCCCAAGTTCTTCGCGTCGCCCAAAGGGGTGAAAGCCCACAACTACGCCATCGTGACCGTGAAGGGCAAGACCGCCAGCTTCAAGGTCTTCACCGACCAGGCCAAGCTGGCCAAGCTGAAACCAAAGCGCAGCGCCGGCATCGACCTGTCGCCCGCCGACTTCGAACTCTGGGACGCCGGGGATTTCCGGGCGTCCGCCACCGCCCGCGAAGCCGTCCCGGCCGGCAAGTAA
- a CDS encoding flagellin, giving the protein MPGLTEHSTPALPRPHDGFTRAPGIRLHNRDYAREGASQLNRSHGSGLRAPDQGGDDVGLRLNTNVTARVVHDLLARNDRQLAESLLRLSSGLRINKAGDDTAGLAMSQRFSAQVRGNDQASNNVLDALNLLQTADGALTETTAILQRMRELAVQAASDTLTASDRASIRLEMDDLSAEIDRIGNETDFNSFKLLKGGNPATAGFTIQIGARAGDVAHFFIDTATSGALGVLSTQISVESASLSSTTISNLDNALERVAEFRSSIGSMSNRLSANLSVLQVAAENMASSLTRIQDLDFAKEVSRLTRAQILQQSSTAMLAQANVAPQTVLSLLR; this is encoded by the coding sequence ATGCCTGGATTGACAGAACATTCTACACCAGCGTTGCCGAGACCTCACGACGGCTTTACGAGAGCGCCGGGTATAAGGTTACATAACAGGGACTACGCCCGAGAGGGCGCGTCACAACTAAATCGCTCGCATGGAAGCGGGCTCCGGGCTCCAGATCAGGGAGGTGATGATGTGGGGCTGAGGCTCAATACCAACGTGACCGCGCGCGTGGTCCACGACCTGCTCGCGCGGAACGACCGCCAGCTGGCCGAGTCGCTGCTCCGGCTGTCTTCCGGCCTGCGCATCAACAAGGCCGGGGATGACACGGCGGGCCTCGCGATGTCGCAGCGGTTCAGCGCCCAAGTGCGTGGCAACGACCAGGCGAGCAACAACGTGCTGGACGCCCTGAACCTGCTGCAGACCGCGGACGGCGCCCTCACCGAGACCACCGCCATCCTGCAGCGCATGCGCGAACTCGCGGTCCAGGCGGCCAGCGACACGCTCACGGCGTCCGACCGCGCCTCTATTCGCCTGGAGATGGACGATCTCTCGGCCGAGATCGACCGCATCGGCAACGAGACCGACTTCAATTCGTTCAAGCTACTCAAGGGCGGCAACCCCGCCACCGCGGGCTTCACCATCCAGATCGGCGCCCGGGCCGGGGACGTGGCGCATTTCTTCATCGACACCGCCACGTCCGGGGCCCTCGGCGTCCTTTCCACGCAGATCTCGGTGGAGTCGGCCTCCCTGTCCTCGACCACCATCTCGAACCTCGACAACGCCCTCGAACGCGTCGCGGAGTTCCGTTCGTCGATCGGATCCATGTCGAACCGCCTGTCGGCGAACCTCTCGGTCCTGCAGGTCGCCGCGGAGAACATGGCCTCGTCGCTCACCCGCATCCAGGACCTGGACTTCGCCAAGGAAGTGTCGCGCCTGACGCGGGCGCAGATCCTCCAGCAGTCGAGCACGGCGATGCTCGCGCAGGCCAACGTCGCGCCGCAGACCGTGCTGAGCCTTTTGCGGTAG
- a CDS encoding response regulator transcription factor, with translation MADPAANILVVEDEPNVRVLLEVLLTKEGYKVVSATNGEEALGMLDSARPDLIVTDIMMAKMDGFELCRRIRKQPNYDPVPILMLTAKGEPVDKYQGFSEGADDYLTKPFDPVELLFRVKAHLRRSQPADRSQGNILTVGPLVLDCNNYEVTAADRKALLTRSEYALVHYLMVHHDQVISSRVLLSEALGYPPHVGSSDLIRTHIRNIRKKIEADPANPTILLNVSRHGYTVKS, from the coding sequence ATGGCCGATCCCGCCGCCAACATCCTCGTAGTCGAAGACGAGCCCAACGTCCGGGTCCTCCTCGAGGTCCTGCTGACCAAGGAGGGCTACAAGGTCGTTTCGGCGACCAACGGCGAGGAGGCTCTCGGCATGCTGGATTCGGCCCGCCCGGACCTCATCGTCACCGACATCATGATGGCCAAGATGGACGGTTTCGAGCTCTGCCGGCGCATCCGCAAGCAGCCCAACTACGATCCGGTGCCCATCCTGATGCTCACCGCCAAGGGCGAGCCGGTGGACAAGTACCAGGGGTTCTCAGAGGGGGCCGACGACTACCTCACCAAGCCGTTCGATCCGGTCGAGTTGCTGTTCCGGGTCAAGGCGCACCTCCGGCGGTCACAGCCCGCGGATCGGTCGCAGGGCAACATCCTCACCGTCGGGCCCCTCGTCCTCGACTGCAACAACTACGAGGTCACCGCCGCCGATCGCAAGGCGCTCCTCACGCGCAGCGAGTACGCCCTGGTCCACTACCTGATGGTCCACCACGACCAGGTCATCAGCAGCCGCGTCCTGCTCTCCGAGGCGCTGGGGTACCCGCCGCACGTGGGTTCGTCGGATCTCATCCGCACCCACATCCGCAACATCCGCAAGAAGATCGAGGCCGATCCGGCCAATCCCACCATCTTGCTCAACGTCAGCCGGCACGGCTACACCGTCAAGAGCTAG
- a CDS encoding GAF domain-containing protein: MSSSSLRNAGGLARSLQVFSEIATLINTHGEVGPLLDTVARHTSQLLDAPLVYVALADQHGAFALSDNGHVGVSDHFIRSFRTVPGHGLHHQAIEARGPIATPDMQVDPRAINPVVRGEGWRAVLISPMIAGDRVVGILCAGRKEVRDWPPEEIETMRFMASQAAAAIDRARTLDDLRALDKLKDEILSIASHELRTPLTAIKGFAAILAADRGDLDADALRKYAKIIDDESDRMIRLVDDMLNVSRIESGRVALEMQAVGVLEMVERAVFASWGPDRGHIEVDIDESIDVRGDADNLVRILANLLENARKYSVPGARVSVAARQGDAQVEIRVWNEGETLTPDDVDLLFRKFSRLNRHRASGSRGAGLGLYIARQLIAAMGGRLWVEPTPGGPTFAFSLPVP, translated from the coding sequence GTGAGCAGTTCCTCCCTCCGGAATGCCGGCGGGCTCGCTCGGAGCCTGCAGGTGTTCTCGGAAATCGCCACGCTGATCAACACGCACGGCGAAGTCGGCCCCTTGCTCGATACCGTGGCGCGCCATACCAGCCAGTTGCTGGACGCGCCTCTCGTGTACGTCGCCCTGGCCGACCAGCACGGCGCGTTCGCGCTGTCGGACAACGGCCACGTCGGGGTCTCGGACCATTTCATCCGGTCGTTCCGGACCGTGCCGGGACATGGCCTGCACCACCAGGCCATCGAGGCGCGCGGGCCGATCGCCACGCCCGACATGCAGGTCGATCCCAGGGCGATCAACCCGGTCGTGCGCGGCGAGGGGTGGCGCGCGGTGCTGATCTCGCCGATGATCGCCGGCGACCGGGTCGTGGGCATCCTCTGCGCGGGGCGAAAGGAGGTCCGCGACTGGCCGCCCGAGGAGATCGAGACGATGCGGTTCATGGCCTCCCAGGCCGCCGCCGCCATCGACCGGGCGCGCACGCTGGACGATCTGCGCGCCCTGGACAAGCTCAAGGACGAGATCCTGTCGATCGCCTCGCACGAACTGCGCACGCCCCTGACGGCCATCAAGGGCTTCGCGGCCATCCTGGCGGCCGACCGCGGCGACCTCGACGCCGACGCGTTGCGCAAGTACGCCAAGATCATCGATGACGAATCCGATCGCATGATCCGCCTGGTGGACGACATGCTCAACGTGTCGCGCATCGAGAGCGGCCGCGTGGCCCTTGAGATGCAGGCCGTGGGCGTCCTCGAGATGGTCGAGCGCGCGGTTTTCGCAAGCTGGGGCCCCGACCGCGGCCACATCGAGGTCGACATCGACGAGTCGATCGACGTGCGCGGCGACGCCGACAACCTCGTGCGCATCCTGGCGAACCTCCTGGAAAACGCCCGCAAGTACTCGGTGCCCGGCGCCCGGGTGTCCGTAGCCGCCAGGCAAGGCGACGCGCAGGTCGAGATCCGCGTGTGGAACGAGGGCGAGACGCTCACCCCTGACGATGTCGACCTGCTCTTCCGCAAATTCTCGCGCCTCAACCGCCATCGCGCCTCCGGGTCGCGCGGCGCGGGCCTGGGGCTCTACATCGCGCGGCAGTTGATCGCGGCCATGGGCGGGCGGCTATGGGTCGAACCGACGCCGGGAGGGCCGACCTTCGCCTTCTCCCTGCCCGTCCCTTAG
- a CDS encoding GTP cyclohydrolase I FolE2, translated as MPAGSERIGLHDIQASADTREIALQRVGVKDIAVPLRVQTRGGGFQAVQATCALTVGLPKEFKGTHMSRFVEILAEWQRRNMSGACVEDLVREIRDRLDAPAAGALIRFRYFVDKAAPATGAVAPTDLDCSFEGDIALDGTYRFTLGVAVPVTTLCPCSKAISRYGAHNQRSLITARVRCRTGTCTWIEDLAAALEARASCPVYPLLKREDEKVVTEQAYENPKFVEDVLRDCILYLRSLSGIEWFSLEVENFESIHNHNAWATHEEWVG; from the coding sequence ATGCCTGCCGGCAGCGAGCGAATCGGCCTCCACGACATCCAGGCTTCGGCGGACACGCGCGAGATCGCACTGCAACGCGTGGGCGTCAAGGACATCGCGGTACCCTTGCGAGTCCAGACCCGGGGCGGTGGCTTCCAGGCGGTCCAGGCCACCTGCGCCCTCACCGTGGGATTGCCCAAGGAGTTCAAGGGCACGCACATGAGCCGCTTCGTCGAGATTCTCGCGGAGTGGCAGCGCCGCAACATGTCGGGAGCCTGCGTCGAGGACCTCGTGCGCGAGATCCGCGACCGCCTCGACGCGCCGGCGGCCGGCGCGCTCATCCGCTTCCGGTACTTCGTGGACAAGGCCGCCCCCGCCACCGGCGCGGTGGCGCCCACCGACCTGGATTGCTCCTTCGAGGGCGACATTGCCCTGGACGGCACCTACCGCTTCACGCTCGGCGTGGCCGTCCCGGTCACCACGCTCTGCCCCTGCAGCAAGGCCATCTCGCGCTACGGCGCCCACAACCAGCGCAGCCTCATCACCGCCCGCGTGCGCTGCCGGACCGGCACGTGCACCTGGATCGAGGATCTCGCCGCGGCCCTGGAGGCCCGGGCCAGTTGCCCGGTCTATCCGCTACTCAAGCGGGAGGACGAAAAGGTCGTCACCGAGCAGGCCTACGAGAATCCCAAGTTCGTCGAGGACGTGCTCCGCGACTGCATCCTCTACCTCCGCTCCCTGTCCGGCATCGAGTGGTTCTCGCTGGAAGTCGAGAATTTCGAGTCCATCCACAACCACAACGCCTGGGCCACGCACGAGGAGTGGGTGGGCTAG
- a CDS encoding redoxin domain-containing protein, giving the protein MRDNFARYEQVGAAIYGVNPASVAAHDSYVADFGFPFRLVSDAGRKIAAAYGALKENGTSIQRSVFVVSGGVVCFARVGAPSSDDILSALAQVGG; this is encoded by the coding sequence TTGCGTGACAACTTCGCCAGGTACGAGCAGGTCGGGGCCGCCATCTACGGCGTGAACCCGGCGTCGGTGGCCGCGCACGACAGTTACGTGGCCGATTTCGGCTTCCCGTTCCGCCTCGTGTCGGACGCTGGCCGGAAGATCGCCGCGGCGTACGGCGCGCTCAAGGAAAACGGCACGAGCATCCAGCGCAGCGTGTTCGTCGTGTCCGGCGGAGTAGTATGCTTCGCCAGGGTCGGCGCCCCGAGTTCCGACGACATCCTCTCCGCCCTGGCGCAGGTCGGAGGCTGA
- a CDS encoding zinc-regulated TonB-dependent outer membrane receptor, whose amino-acid sequence MLEIVALAAGLAASPSSPLVPPSELESIEEELLRDAAPAPASPPAAGRQGAGPDISLTFDGAVAAFSQAEPPQTGNHDPRRPGFNFQQLELGIEAPVDPYFAFKSFTVFSQFGVEVEEAYVTTLELPFNLQARAGQFLTRFGRINATHPHTWDFADQTLVIGKFMGAEGNRGMGAEAAWLAPLPWFVEAIGSLTDAAGEATARSFYGATDLGVRSPLDLQATGALRQFFPLGPDWSLAWGLSAANGPNPSGRSNRTDILGTDLYLKYRPLEPGAEHAFHLTVETIQRRRQYPGTLLADTGAYAAAVWRFDRQWDAGIRLDAVEGVSGDPLDPDWSRTRYRGAASLTHRPSEFSRLRLQGSADYPQWRDPVYAAFLALEVTVGAHGAHAF is encoded by the coding sequence TTGCTGGAAATCGTCGCCTTGGCGGCAGGCCTCGCCGCGTCGCCGTCGTCGCCATTGGTTCCGCCGTCCGAACTCGAGTCCATCGAAGAGGAATTGCTGCGCGACGCCGCGCCGGCCCCCGCCTCGCCCCCGGCCGCGGGGCGCCAGGGCGCCGGCCCCGACATCTCGCTGACGTTTGACGGGGCGGTCGCCGCGTTCAGTCAGGCCGAACCGCCGCAAACGGGCAACCACGACCCGCGCCGCCCGGGATTCAACTTCCAGCAACTGGAACTGGGCATCGAAGCGCCCGTGGATCCGTACTTCGCATTCAAGAGCTTCACGGTCTTCTCGCAGTTCGGCGTCGAGGTCGAGGAGGCCTACGTCACGACGCTCGAGCTTCCGTTCAACCTCCAGGCCCGGGCCGGCCAGTTCCTCACGCGCTTCGGGCGCATCAATGCGACCCACCCGCACACCTGGGACTTCGCGGACCAGACGCTGGTGATCGGCAAGTTCATGGGCGCCGAGGGCAACCGCGGCATGGGAGCCGAAGCGGCGTGGCTGGCGCCCCTGCCCTGGTTCGTGGAGGCCATCGGCTCGTTGACCGACGCGGCGGGCGAGGCGACGGCCCGCAGCTTCTACGGCGCGACGGACCTGGGCGTGCGCTCGCCGCTCGATCTGCAGGCCACCGGGGCGTTGCGGCAGTTCTTCCCGCTGGGCCCCGACTGGTCGCTGGCCTGGGGGCTGTCGGCGGCCAACGGCCCCAATCCCAGCGGGCGATCCAACCGCACCGATATCCTGGGGACCGACCTGTACCTCAAGTACCGCCCGCTGGAACCCGGTGCCGAGCACGCCTTCCACCTCACGGTCGAGACCATCCAACGCCGCCGGCAGTATCCGGGCACGCTCCTGGCCGACACCGGCGCATACGCCGCCGCCGTATGGCGTTTCGACCGGCAATGGGATGCGGGAATCCGCCTCGACGCGGTCGAGGGCGTCTCTGGCGATCCGCTGGATCCCGACTGGAGCCGTACCCGCTACCGAGGCGCGGCATCTCTCACCCACAGGCCAAGCGAGTTCAGCCGCCTGCGGCTCCAGGGCTCCGCCGACTACCCCCAGTGGCGGGACCCGGTGTACGCCGCCTTCCTGGCCCTGGAGGTCACGGTCGGGGCGCACGGCGCCCACGCGTTCTAG
- a CDS encoding zinc ABC transporter substrate-binding protein: protein MFRFLFRLVAIAALLATVPGGTAAAAGKVQVVASLPDLAAVAREVGGDRVEVTALAEATQDPHHVDARPHLILKLNRADLLIQAGMELEVGWLPVLVRGARNPRIYAGAAGHMDASAAIRAKDVPAGKVDRTMGDVHPSGNPHYMSDPRNAAAMARALADRLAKLDPGDGPGYRARAEEFERRARAAAAREAARFGALPAARRRIITYDRSLTYLVDWLGLSAVGELEPKPGIPPSPAHVAQVIATIREMGVPAIVQEAYYPRRTAELVARRSGAKLVALPGFPDFSGGQDYLTYMGKLADQLYAALEPGP, encoded by the coding sequence ATGTTCCGGTTTCTCTTTCGACTGGTCGCCATCGCCGCCCTCCTGGCGACCGTGCCGGGCGGCACGGCCGCCGCGGCGGGCAAGGTGCAGGTCGTGGCGTCCCTGCCGGATCTGGCGGCGGTCGCCCGGGAGGTGGGCGGCGACCGCGTGGAGGTGACGGCCCTGGCGGAGGCGACCCAGGATCCGCACCACGTGGACGCTCGCCCGCACCTGATCCTGAAGCTCAATCGCGCCGATCTGCTGATCCAGGCCGGGATGGAACTGGAGGTCGGCTGGTTGCCCGTGCTCGTGCGCGGGGCCCGCAATCCCCGTATCTACGCGGGCGCCGCCGGCCACATGGACGCGTCGGCGGCCATCCGGGCCAAGGACGTCCCGGCGGGCAAGGTCGATCGCACGATGGGGGACGTCCACCCGAGCGGGAATCCGCACTACATGAGCGATCCGCGCAACGCCGCCGCCATGGCCCGCGCCCTGGCCGACCGGTTGGCGAAACTCGATCCCGGGGATGGCCCGGGTTACCGGGCCCGCGCCGAGGAATTCGAGCGGCGGGCTCGCGCCGCGGCGGCTCGCGAGGCGGCGCGCTTCGGCGCCCTGCCGGCGGCACGGCGGCGCATCATCACCTACGATCGCTCCCTGACCTACCTCGTGGACTGGCTGGGCCTGTCGGCGGTGGGCGAACTCGAGCCCAAGCCGGGCATTCCGCCGAGCCCCGCGCACGTTGCGCAGGTGATCGCCACCATCCGTGAGATGGGCGTCCCGGCGATCGTCCAGGAGGCCTACTATCCCCGGCGGACGGCCGAACTCGTGGCGCGGCGCTCGGGCGCGAAGCTCGTGGCCCTTCCGGGGTTTCCCGACTTCTCCGGCGGCCAGGACTACCTGACGTACATGGGGAAGCTGGCCGATCAGCTCTACGCCGCCCTGGAGCCCGGGCCGTGA